A single Danio aesculapii chromosome 19, fDanAes4.1, whole genome shotgun sequence DNA region contains:
- the nkain1 gene encoding sodium/potassium-transporting ATPase subunit beta-1-interacting protein 1, translating to MGRCDGRCTLVVICCLQLVAALQRQVFDFMGYQWAPILANFLHIMAVILGVFGTVQIRSRYLILYAVWLVVWVGWNSFIICFYLEVGHLSQDRDFLMTFNTSLHRSWWMENGPGCLVTPVPDSPLAPQDHHVITVSGCLLDYQYIEVVSSALQVFLALFGFVYACYVSKYSPDDEDSFDFFDGLGSYNYQPPQKISQLQLRPLYTTG from the exons GTCGCTGCATTACAGAGGCAGGTGTTTGACTTTATGGGATATCAGTGGGCTCCCATCCTGGCCAATTTCCTCCATATCATGGCCGTCATCTTGGGAGTGTTTGGAACTGTGCAAATCCGCTCCAGATATCTGATACTG TATGCTGTGTGGCTTGTGGTCTGGGTGGGCTGGAACTCGTTCATCATCTGTTTTTATCTGGAAGTTGGTCACCTGTCACAG GACAGGGATTTCCTGATGACATTTAACACTTCGCTTCATCGCTCCTGGTGGATGGAGAACGGGCCTGGTTGCCTAGTTACTCCGGTGCCTGATTCGCCATTGGCTCCTCAGGATCATCATGTGATCACTGTCAGCGGCTGCTTGCTGGACTACCAGTACATAGAGGTGGTCAGTTCAGCTCTGCAAGTGTTTCTTGCT CTCTTTGGATTTGTTTATGCCTgctatgttagtaaatacagccCGGATGACGAGGACAGCT TTGATTTCTTTGATGGATTGGGCTCGTATAATTACCAGCCTCCACAGAAGATCTCTCAATTACAGCTGCGACCTCTCTATAC GACTGGATAG